The Cryptomeria japonica chromosome 2, Sugi_1.0, whole genome shotgun sequence region AAAAGTTGGTGGATTGGAATGTTGAGAAATAAAATATTGGAGGAAATGTTAATGAAGATTAATTAGcctaaatcaatcaatcaagtaggTATTAAATGATTCATTTAGTTGGAAGATGTGGGGGATAAGGCTAAACTTATCAAATAAATGTGATGGGTAAAGTTAAATGTtgaattaactaaaataaatattgattatttatttaattaatggctaaGATAGGTTAAATTCAAATGTGGTCAGGCATGGATAAATTTAGGTGTGTCTACAATATCCTTTTATTAGATCATTAACAAGGGCGATGGACCACTTGCTTGGCATTATAGAGGGTCAGGGAGAGGTGTTATTACACATGATCAAGTGATTTCAGAGATTGGTGTGCTCAAGAGAAATAGCATTCCTCTCATTCTAGGAAAGATGAAATTAGCACAAAAGAAACAAAGAATCAATGACAATGTGTCAGGTTCCCAACATCTTTTATGTCTTTCTCTTTTGCTATGCCCAAGGCCTCGATAGGTGTATTGATACAGAGTGGAACATTGAATAGCCTATGGAAACTAGTGGAAAAACATGTGGATGATTTATTGGTTGATTCGCTTTATTCAATTGCCATTTCATTCAATGTAGTTTGGAATCCACATTTTCGGAATGCAAGTAAGAAAGTTGTAGAGTTTTGCAAGGGGTGCACACCTCCGTTTTCATAGGCTTTAAAACTACTCTTTTGTAGAGATCAAAAGATAAAGAGTGACTAAGAAATTAGCTGAGGTCAAAGCCTCTTGGAAGGCAACAAAATGCACTCTATGGAGTCATGGATGGTCAAATATATGTCAAAAGGctattgattaatgttttggtggCTTGCCATCAAGGTGTTTGTTTTTTGAAAGTGATTAACACCATGAATCATAAGAAAACTTCAGAATACATTCTTAAAATATTAGAGAGCCATTTTGTAGGTGTGGAGAATGTGGTCCAAGTAGTAACTGATAGTGCAGCAAAGTGTGTGGGAGCTGAGAAGTTGGGTGTAGAGAAGTATTCACAAATATATTGGAGCTCATGTGCAGCCCATTGTCTAGATTTTTGACTTCATGACTCGGCTAAATTTGCATGGATACATGAAGCAATTCACAAAGGAGAGCAATTCACAAAGAGAGagcaatttcaaattttatttgaaATCATTGTTTCACATTGAATCTTTATAGGTAGCATGGATCTAGGTAGTTATCAAGGCCTTATGAAACATGATTTGCTTCATTTTATATGACTTTGACGATAGTGGTTGAAGAGAATGTAGCTCTtggatttgttttttgttttattgaGTTGGATAATTCTGCTCTTTCCAAAGGTCCTTAGGGGAGTGACTTTAAACAATAAATTTTTAGAAAAGTGCAAACAAACGTTTTAAATGTGTGGACCAATTTGTTGACGTGTTTTGTATGGTTGATGGTGGCATTCCTTGTCTTGGCTTGCTTTATGAGAGCATTGACTGTTGCAAGAAAGCCGTTTAAAAATACTCAATAGTGTGGAAGTAGATTACATGGAAATAAGGGATATAGTTGATTCTAGactttgaattttgttgaagttttAGAGTCTTGACTCTTGATTGTCACTTTTTGACAAAGAAAATATTTTCCAATTGCGATTTGATTGCTTTTAATGGTTTAACTTTGATAAGTTTATCATGGTTTGTAAGTGTCACATCTTTTTGTAAAGATTTCAAATCTCTTTTGCAATGTTAcatcattttgacaatttaatgGATTTGTTACAGATATATCTGAAAAAAATTCTGTTTTATATTTGGCAAATTTAATCACAATTTTTTTCCATTGCCAAGCTTAATCTAAATTTTATCATTGCCAAAACTGAACGTGAACACGAACATGAACACGAACGTGAACCTTGTGATATAGATACTACATTGAGGAACTGGGGcccatttctttgtttgttgtgttttgtgaTAGTGATATACATATTACTGGTTTGCACTCTGCTTTTTCACAGGATTCTGATATACATTTTTCTTGTAAACTATTAGTTATTTTTggtaaatgtgagattcattagtcaCTCCTTTTTTTGATATCACTTCTACCTGTAGTTTAAAATCCCATTGACTTACTCTCTGCATTTGTGCACATTGATGTAATTTCTTTCAGTTTGTTTTCCTAGGTAATTTGCCTATACCCTCTTTTCAAATTCCTATGAACAAAGCtggaattaagaaaaaaaaaagtactGTTTTGTGGGGGTGATGTTCCAAGAAGTTTAATGTGTGATATCAATATCTTGTTAATACAGGCCATTTGTTATGGCGTGTCCATTTACCTTCAAACAAAGGATATCTTTTCAAGTTTCATATGAGAAAGATAGGTATTCTCATTTGTCTGGACTCTGGGTAGTCATTGAAGACTTAATGCTTAAAGGAGAATACTTGAGTGGGCTAATGGCATTTTCTAGGAATTTCCTAAATTCTCTATAATGAGAAGATTTTCAAAAATGTTGCTGCAATTTGTACTTCAGGAAAATGATAGGTGCAGAAAATGTTTTACAATTTGtacttaattttttttggattatttaatAAAGAAAATCTAGTTCCCAAATGAAGTTTGAAACTGCAATTTATATATTTTCACTTACAAAACAAGCTCAACGGTTTTAAAGAGAAGTTGCAGTTCAGAGCATCTAACATTTTGGATAAAACTGTTGTTGGCTGGACATGGATATAAGAATTCAACATATATACTAGATTTGTGAATTGGAGGACCCCATATATTTTTAGAAATTTGGGAGTGTAAACTTATGTTAGCATTTGAATTTCTTTTAGGTATCATCATGTTGTTTGTTTATTATTAAAGTTTCTGAGTTCTCTGCTCTGTTTCATTAGAATAGTAGATGAATTTTGCACGCTTGACATGAATTTTGATCTTGATGCAATTTGTAATGTTCAGTGGTTACATAATACTTAATTACACTTGAGTCTTCGCATAGAAACATATAAATTGTTTAACTTGGCTATGTGTACCTGGTTTTGGGGGACGTATTTCCAAGACATGTTTAAAAGTTTTTTGGTGTATTCATTGACCAAACTTTTTTTTGACTTAATAACCATTGAATATCCACCGATAATATTTACTTTATACAGTTCTTTTTGGGGAGGTTTTTGAAGAGCACACATACTGAGAGGGgcgtggggggggggggtgtgaatcaggataacaacaatattttaccaatttaaacttttcaacttcaatcataagtatataacttatctcattaacatattcattgcaCACCAATGTTCATATGTGATCTAAATAAtatgaacacaagtagaacacGAGATATATACGTgaaaacccttatgggagaaaaccacggcaatAAATGTTTTTATATAAATCTTCTTTTACAATGTTCAtgggcaccaacccactggaagcgcGAACCCCTAACTCTGTTTGTGAGCGCCAACCCATTGGAAGCACTaactcccaaatctgattttgtgagcaccaacccactggaagcaccaactcccaaatctgaattttgtgagcaccaacccactggaagcaccaactcccaaatctgaattttgtgagcaccaacccactggaagcaccaactccgcAATCCAGAattagtgagcaccaacccacttcataTAAATCTGAATTTCCACCTTGACAATGTTGCTTCTACAATAGATGATGGATTTTATTCTTCTCAAATTTCCTTCTTCAAACTGCTATAATTCTCTTCTTCAAATTGTTACAATCACCTCTCAAAATAGTCGCAATTCTGCCACAAAACTCTGTTACATTATGTTCTCCAATCTGCTATAAAtttgttcctcacatgcataaactCTTCTACATAAATCTGCAACTATTCCTTTCACAACTGTATCTACTCTCAGTCACAAATCTGCATATCTTTTCTTCTATAAATCTGCCATGGCTTCTTCAAAGTCTGCTATAAATTCTCCTTACGTCCTCTTATTCATTTCTGCTATAATCCTTTTCTATATCTTGCTTggtgtatatcatatatatacattACATGCATACCCACAAGATTTCCTTTCTGTTTATAATTTTTGTATCATATTTCACACCTAAACATTCAGAGCATATATACTTTTGATTATTTCCACagcattatatttttttattttaaacttcACTCACACTGTTCAGTTCACTTAATGCATCGTAACTCAATCTCCCTTTATACCATTTCATGCCTTTTGGAAATCGACGACCATATGATTCAAAGAGATAGGTCTCTTTTAATGTTAACATTCCCTTAAACTTTAAGTAATGCCTTTTCATTAATTGATGtccaatttttaattatatttttttatcacAAGGATTAATCGCATCTCTTGCAAACTAGCCACTAATTATACCATTTTTTCCAATCAAGATATAATTGGTTCTAATCAACCCGATTATTAAGTCCAAGATACCAAGTTGTTTCTTTGACCAATATAATTTTAATGGCAATAAACCTTAAATCGACTCATATAATGAATCGAGTTTATTCTTGTATATTATGTCTTGGTTATCTCTATGCTCATAGCTTCGAGTTTGGAATTCAAATATTAATGTATTATTCTGTCAGCGAATGCCTCCTTCAACGATCCTTTGTAATACCTCTTCAAACGAAGTCGATAATTGCTTTGCACTACATTACAACATCATTTGTTCCTCGAACATATAGAAtcttgaccatatcatatgttgagTGTTCAACCACATGGGTCGACTATTTGAATACGTGAATATGCCAGTATGTTTGACATCGTTGCATTAGTTTCTCCTTACATGGCTTCAATATGAGGCGTCAGTCAGCAATTATTTGTTTTCAACCCATTCCCACCTTATTAACATGATTTTGCCATTTGTATTATGCAAATCTTACAGCTATCACTCCATACCACGTGTATGATGAATGGTGATCTCTCTGAGGTATTGTAGCTGCTAATATTTATATCATCTGACTTGCTCTTTAATTTCTTTATCGATGCTTATTCCCTCATCATCTAACTTAGCGCTGCCTTCATATCAACTTGCATTATGGATATTTATTTTAATACTGAATATTGAAGATCACGGTGCTATTCCAATCATGTTTATATATCGCTGCATATATTTTGAATATAATCGTTGCTTTGATTAATGAATGCCTTTGTTAATTTAGCAACCAACCAAATACTGTTTTGACGGTCTTTGTATTTTTAACATCTCTTTGGaaaatatcaaacataaccacGTTACTTTGTTTCCCATAATACATATCTGGAATATATACCACTGCATCTAATATGATTATCATGAATAAGACGATGACTTCTGAATTTAATAAGTCGATCAATATGATCCTTAGAACTTCACATATTTGCCATGCGTGTTTACCACATACTTGACTGTAGAATCGATCATTGTTCTTTATTCTCTATCATGTGAATTTCTTCTTATGAGATGTGATGAATCGATTTATTGAGGCATGCGATTGACCTTTCCTTTCCTCATCTGTGAACACTAATTCATGTGGACTGCTGAGTATGATATTCATCACGATATATCTTCTTCAAGGTATTACTGCAAACAATAATAATCTCTTTCACTTGGTCACTGGATCCAATAAGTTAGTTGTCACTGTCTATTACCTTAATCACTTTTATTAAGTCGACATTCTTCATGTTTTGTTACCGCTGCTATATTATATAAGTCACCGTAGTATTGGGCAATGTTGGACATGCCCATCGCTGTTCCAGTATAGCATTGATATttgtttataattaatataaacaaATTAATGACAGTCGCTGCACACTTAATGGTGTCGTTCTTCTTTTGATTTGCTACTCTTCTCATTCTTGATCGCTCCATAATACATTGTAATCACAGCCATACATATCACTGCATTACctttcttcatcaacattatgaGTTGGTCAAACACATAAATTGAATATGATACTGGACTTTgttatttcattcttcatgatcaTTGCTTGCACATATATTATAATCACTGTATAACCTGCTGCAAATAATTTCCTCACTGTCTTTGTATAATCATAGTATGATCAGAGATTATGTATTGCTGTCTCTATATATATGCTGCTGACTATAGAATATGTATATCTGAGTCTTCGCTGTTGACTGTAGAATATGTATATCTGAGTCTTCAATATGACACATATATATGTACTATAGTATGggtcttctatatatatatatatatatatattgtatgctGAGTCTTATGTGTATTACAAACAGATATATATACTGATTAATCATTAGTCTACTTCATGCATGCTGCTATGAGGAAGTTATAGGTAAATCAATGACAGTGTCTtcacacctttgacatcaatgacaatattttcaTCAGTTTTACTGTATTACAGGGGTCATCTTCTAGTCGACCTCATTCCCTAGTGTTTAGACTTTAGAGTGATCCTCTAGCTGTCTGAATGTTATCCTCTTTATGTTGATTAACAGACGATGGCTATTTTGCATTATTTGTTTAAAGAATATGGAAAGAAGCCAGAGAATTATCCTAAAGAGAGGATATTTCTTGAATATTTGTTTTGTTTATACATTTTGTTGATGGTAGGTTTGTTCTTTAATATGAGTTATTTGCACACAGGTGATATCCATGGACAATACTCTGACCTGTTAAGGCTGTTTGATTATGGTGGCTTTCCACCAGATGCAAATTACTTGTTTTTGGGTGATTATGTTGATCGTGGTAAGCAGAGTTTAGAGACAATATGCCTTCTTCTTGCCTACAAGGTCAAATACCCAGAAAACTTCTTTCTTTTAAGGGGAAACCATGAGTGTGCTTCCATCAACAGAATATATGGCTTTTATGATGAATGTAAGCGGAGGTTCAATGTTCGCTTGTGGAAGATTTTCACAGATTGTTTCAACTGTTTGCCTGTTGCTGCACTTATTGATGATAAGATTCTATGTATGCATGGGGGCCTTTCACCTGACTTGAAAAGTTTGGATCAGATCCGAAACATTTCAAGGCCTACAGATGTCCCAGATATGGGTCTTCTATGTGACCTCCTTTGGGCAGATCCAGATAAGGATATTGAAGGTTGGGGTGAGAATGATAGAGGTGTATCATACACCTTTGGACCTGATGTAGTTTCAGAATTTCTAAAGAAACATGACCTTGATCTTATTTGTCGAGCACATCAGGTTTGCAGCTGAGATGCTTTCCTATTAATCTTATTTTGTTTTATAATGATTCCAAAaaaatgattgaatgaaatttgaagaTTTGTGTTCTCTCCATTTATTCAGAAGACTTAATggatgaaattaaaatttaaaactgaCTTAGGTGGTCGAGGATGGATACGAGTTTTTTGCTAAAAGGCACTTGGTCACTATATTTTCTGCTCCCAATTATTGTGGAGAATTTGACAATGCTGGGGCTCTGATGAGTGTTGATGACACGTTGATGTGCTCCTTCCAAATTATAAAGCCACTTGATAAAAAGGGGAAAGTTGGATTTGGATCAAGACCTGGCACACCAGCTAAGAGGGTAGGTGAATTTTTTGCTCTTGATTTGCATTGTACAACTTGATTTGCATAGAAGCAATATTTTCTTTTGTTGGAAGCGTGTCTCCACATTATATCATATTTTTCCTAATTTTTTATCGCATTTTTCCTTCGCTTAAATACAGGTTCAGTCTTTTTGTCATTTGTTTTAGCTCAGCTAACACAAGTTAAAAGGTGTCTGTGTGGTTCACGGGAAATCCTTGGTGTTTGTGTTTAGTGTCTCATGATTCTTCAGTTGCTGTGTATGTGCATAAATTTAATGCATTTGGCAACTGAGCTTAAAGGATTAAACTGTAAACTGTAAGGGGTTTATTGGAGAAGGGAGAGCAAAAATTTGGTCTTCTGATTTGGGTGAGATGTTGATGTCTTGGATTATGATACCATGAGCTGATAATGATACATGTTTTATTTGTTCAGGCACCTCAAGGATCTAAGAGTTAGGAAATGCACTGCCTCTGCTATTCTTTTGATGGAACTTTGTTTGCATTTGGCTATTCAGCAAACAGGACTGGCAAGGAAAGAATTTGATATTTAATAGTTTTGTGCCATATAATGTACAACTGCCTAACTGACCCATAatttgtgtggcaatttcttttcAGTGGTCTTTTATAAAATTCAGCTCATAGAAAGCAGAATTTTGTGTAATGAGAGGATCGGCTGGAAGGCTTAGATCTCAAATGTTGGGTAGACCAAGCCTTGAAAGGCTTAACGGGCACTTGAAATAATTGATTTCACATGTACAGTGGTAAACAGAGGTTTAGTTTCTCAAGAAGCCATCTTTTTTAGTTTCAATATGTAAGAGCTGGTTTTTAGCATGCTCAGTATCAAATCTCCTTACCCGTTTAACCTGTTTTATGATCGATTTTGTTGTTGTGATGATCTTGGAGATTTTGGTGAGCTCTGCATTTAAGGTTTCCGACTTCTTAGAAGGATTTTTCCAGCTTATATGCAGTCAGAATACTCTATGCATTTGGAAACCTCCTATAGCTAAAGTTTTCTTTCTTATTGAATCCGGGCTCTTATTTTCTCCAAACTTGAGCAGCATAGTGTACTTTCTCGAGAATATGCAGTTGTATTTGGAAGAGTTTCTTGTTTTTTTGATACCTTTACCTTGCTTCCCTTAATATTTGAGCAAGATACTTCTTTTTCAAGAATGTTGTAGTTACAAGTTGGATTATGTGATTGAGAGGGAGCGTCACCTCCATCTTATTAATCTGAGTCCTTTGGAGACATAAAATATTCTCTGATAACACACTAGGTTTTTCAAGTGCGTTAATTGATCCAGGATCT contains the following coding sequences:
- the LOC131034532 gene encoding serine/threonine-protein phosphatase PP1 produces the protein MEERLLDDIIKRLLECKDGGSVKQAQISEAEIRQLCATSKDIFLGQPNFLELEAPLKICGDIHGQYSDLLRLFDYGGFPPDANYLFLGDYVDRGKQSLETICLLLAYKVKYPENFFLLRGNHECASINRIYGFYDECKRRFNVRLWKIFTDCFNCLPVAALIDDKILCMHGGLSPDLKSLDQIRNISRPTDVPDMGLLCDLLWADPDKDIEGWGENDRGVSYTFGPDVVSEFLKKHDLDLICRAHQVVEDGYEFFAKRHLVTIFSAPNYCGEFDNAGALMSVDDTLMCSFQIIKPLDKKGKVGFGSRPGTPAKRAPQGSKS